One Fibrobacter sp. UWT2 genomic window, AATAATTTCCAATACCATAATCAAAATCGTCCTTTGTGTAATTTGAATTGGTAAGAAGGCTGCTGTTCAACAAAAGAACAGAAATGTACTTGTCCGATTGACCGGGGTTCTGATAAAAACCGGAAACAGCAGAAGGAAACATCTTCCTTTTGCTGGAACTCTTTTGCCCTGAACCTTCGAATAGTCGGATTTCTGTACCGTATTCACAATCTTGCTCGAAATGACGTTTTACATCAGGACTTTTAAGGAAGTTGGCTGCACCTGCTTTAATGGCGAGTCCTGGAACTACAAGGATGAACTTACTGATACCATGTTGTTTGTGCAATTCATACATGGTCTTTGTATAGACGTATGTTTTGCCCGTGCCGGTTTCCATTTTTACATCGATGTAGATGCACGGATTTTCTGCATTGCCAAGTGCGGTTTCTGCAGAAGTGAATCCTTTCATTCCCTTGTCAAAGTCTTTTTGTAGGATCTTAAGGACTTGTTCTAATTTTTTATCTTGGGGATGGAAAATTTTGTTGGAGGCATAGTCCAATGAATTTTCGCTTTCAATTGCGTCGACGACTTGTAGAATCTTGTCAACGGCTCGTTGTTGATGCGGAAGATTTGCTTCGAATTGAAAATCCATGGCGACCTCTTAGTAACGAACTTCCAGTTGAATGTTGATGTCGCTAATTCCCTTGATGTTTGCTTTTAAGGTTTCTAGCATGGTCATGCCAAAACTGTAGCCAAATGCAACGATATGTTTGGGTTTGAAGTTGTTCTCCTCATCGTATTTTTGGAAAAGAGACTTTATACTTTCGTTGCTGATTCCTTCGTCAATAAGATATAGATAATCGTTGATTCGGAATGCCTTGTAGCCCTTTAAATCAATGGTTTCAACTTGGGCGTTGAAGGTGTGGCCATCGTTAACCATCCATGTGGCAAGAACAGTTTCGGTTCCGAATTCCTTTAAAACAGATGCATCGCCAATATTTGTATTTATATCGAACTTGATAATTTTGTCGATGGATTTTTGCGTCGTTTTTTGAATAGTGAAATGTTTGAAACCAAGATCGCCTTCGTAGTCAGGATTTTCTTCCTTGATTTTCTTTGCTGCACGGCGGATTCGTTCCATGCCAATTTGGTCAAGAGTATGAGGCTTGTTTATGGAGTCTAGGAATTTGATTGCGTTTTTGGTAACGGAGTTTTGTTTTTGCTCATCTAGTGCAACATTGAGCTGTACGGCGATAAATTGGACGTTTTTCCCAAAATCCTTGTTTGAATTCATGTTGAGAATTGAGTGTGCTGTTGTGCCACTTCCTGAAAAGAAGTCAAGAACCAAATCATTCTTTTTAAGGGTAAAGTCAATAATTCTTGAAATGAGATTTTCTGGTTTTGAATTGCTGAAAACCTCAATTCCATTAAAAAGATCTTTTACCATTTGACTTGACGCTCTAGTGTCTTCGTATATGACCGATTTGAGTAAGTCGGAAGCAGTTTCTATACGCTTTTTGATGTGGGGTTGTGTTGATTCATCTTCACCCCATACAACTTCCCCTTTTTTCTCATAATCGTTAAAAGTTTCTTTCGGCCATCGCCATCCATTTGTGGGTTTTGGACAAGGCTTCTTTGTAGTGGGGTGTAAAATGTCGTAATTGTAATCGCCTGGTTTTGTATTTGAAGAATTTGATGAACTGCTGAATACTCCTTTTTCATCAACATTGTTGTAGTGAGAAACTTGCGGAAGTTCGTCTTTGTGCTTTTTTATCCAAGATCTTAATTCTTCTTGAATTTTTTCAATATTTGAATATTTGTTCTTCAAAATTTCATATTGATCAATTATTTTTTGCGCGGCGATACTTTTTCTTTTCCATTTACCTTGCTTCATAATGTCTTTGGCGTAGCAAAGCATGTACTCGTGTTCGGTGTTTATTTGCGAAGGATTATTGTCTGTTGCCGTTTCAATAATGAGGTTTCCACAAAAATTCTCTTCTCCAAAAATTTCGTCACATAAAATTTTTAGGTTGGCTTGTTCGTTATCATCGATGCTAATGAAAATGACCCCGTCGTCTTTCATTAGGTCGCGAGCCAGTTTGAGGCGTGGGTACATGAATGTGAGCCAAGCTGCGTGAGATCGAGAAGACTTGCGACTAATCATCTTATGGATTCGTTTTGCCGATTCGGAGTCGGTGTTGAATCCCAATTTTTCTTCAATATCCTTTTCGGTAAAATCAAAGCTGTCGTTATAGACAAAATCGTCTGAACCTGTATTGTAGGGCGGGTCAATGTAGATGCATTTTACTTGACCTTCGTAGGAGCGTCGCAGGTGTTTTAATACTTCAAGATTGTCTCCAGAAAGGTAGAGATTTTCGCTATTTTTGTTTTCTACCTTCTTGTTGTTTTCGTTGTCGGGAATAATAACAGTCTCGGTATCCAGAGAATAAAGAAGCCTTGCGTAGTCTTTGCCTAGAAAATTGAAAGTTTCTCTTTCTTCGGTTACAAGGCTCTTGTCCCCTACGGCTTTTTGCGCCCAATATCGAATTGTATCCACATCAATGGACCCGTCTTTGCCAATTGCATTGGGAATTAGTTTCTTTAATGCCTTATGCAACTCTGCGTTGGCGTTGACTTTCTCGTTTGCTTCCTGGATTTGGCGAATCATTGGTGGCTCCTTCAAAAAATGGGCGGATAAATCGCTTTTATTCTGGAACCTAAATGACCACGAAAAAGGCGTGGTGTCATTTATGCTTACATCGACTGCGGTAACGACCAAGAAACCTTAATCTTCCATAAGCACAAACAACCCACGCCCCAATAGGGACGTG contains:
- a CDS encoding site-specific DNA-methyltransferase is translated as MIRQIQEANEKVNANAELHKALKKLIPNAIGKDGSIDVDTIRYWAQKAVGDKSLVTEERETFNFLGKDYARLLYSLDTETVIIPDNENNKKVENKNSENLYLSGDNLEVLKHLRRSYEGQVKCIYIDPPYNTGSDDFVYNDSFDFTEKDIEEKLGFNTDSESAKRIHKMISRKSSRSHAAWLTFMYPRLKLARDLMKDDGVIFISIDDNEQANLKILCDEIFGEENFCGNLIIETATDNNPSQINTEHEYMLCYAKDIMKQGKWKRKSIAAQKIIDQYEILKNKYSNIEKIQEELRSWIKKHKDELPQVSHYNNVDEKGVFSSSSNSSNTKPGDYNYDILHPTTKKPCPKPTNGWRWPKETFNDYEKKGEVVWGEDESTQPHIKKRIETASDLLKSVIYEDTRASSQMVKDLFNGIEVFSNSKPENLISRIIDFTLKKNDLVLDFFSGSGTTAHSILNMNSNKDFGKNVQFIAVQLNVALDEQKQNSVTKNAIKFLDSINKPHTLDQIGMERIRRAAKKIKEENPDYEGDLGFKHFTIQKTTQKSIDKIIKFDINTNIGDASVLKEFGTETVLATWMVNDGHTFNAQVETIDLKGYKAFRINDYLYLIDEGISNESIKSLFQKYDEENNFKPKHIVAFGYSFGMTMLETLKANIKGISDINIQLEVRY